Within the Oncorhynchus keta strain PuntledgeMale-10-30-2019 unplaced genomic scaffold, Oket_V2 Un_contig_3250_pilon_pilon, whole genome shotgun sequence genome, the region gagggagggggaggagagagagaaggagggggagggggagagagaaggaggggtagaggggggggagggggggaggagagagagggagggggagggggggagagagaggagggggagagagagggagggggggagagagagggggaggagagagaaggagggggaggagagagagggagggggggaggagagagagaaggagggggaggagagagagaaggagggggggaggagagagaaggaggggggaggagagagaaggagggggagagagagggagggggaggagagagaggggggggagagagaggagagggaggagagggagggggagggaggggaagggggaggagagagagggagggggagaggagagagagggagggggagggagagggaggagagagggagggggagagagagggaggggggggagggggagagggagggagggaggagagagggagggggagggaggagagagagggagggggggggaggagagagagggggggggggggagggaggaggagaggggagggggaggtagagggggaggagagagaaggaggggggagggggaggagagagagggagggaggggaggatagagggagggagaggagggggcggaggagagagaaggaggggggagagagggagggggaggagagagaaggagggggagagagggggggggaggagagagaaggagggggagggaggagagagagggaggagggagagagagggaggggggagagagagggggaggagagagagggaggggggagaggggggaggagagagaaggaggggggggaggagagagaaggagggggagggaagagagaggggaggagagagagggaagaggagagagggaggagagggaggagagagagggaagagagggatttGATCAGTTGATTTGAAAGTTTGACAAATTGCACACATCCCATTCACATCCGCACACacctgtaactagagccgggtcgctccgtgtcTGGACCTGTAACTAGAGGgagagccgggtcgctccgtgtgtctggACCTGTAAGGgagagccgggtcgctccgtgtgtctggacctgtaactagagccgggaGAGCTCCGTGTGTCTGGacctgtaactagagccgggaGAGGGAGGGCTCCGTGTACCTGTAAGAGGGAGAGCCGGGTCGCTCCGAGTGTCTGTACCTGTAAGAGAGAGCCGGGAGAGCTCCGTGTGTCTGGACCTGTAACTAGAGACGGGTGGCTCCGTGTACCTGTAAGGGAgagagccgggtcgctccgtgtaCCTGTAGCCGGGGGTGGAgagagccgggtcgctccgtgtgtctgtagAGAGGGGCACTCAGAGAGAGCTGGGTCGCTCCGAGGTACCTGTAAGGgagagccgggtcgctccgtgtgtctggacctgtaactagagccgggtcgctccgtgaGTGtctgtagagggagggagagccgggtcgctccgtgtgtctggacctgtaactagagccgggtcgctccgtgtgtctggACCTGTAAGGGAGGgagagccgggtcgctccgtgtgtctgtaactagagccgggtcgctccgtgtgtctggacctgtaactagagccgggtcgccGGGTacctgtaactagagccgggtcgctccgtgtacctgtaactagagccgggtcgccTCCGTGTacctgtaactagagccgggtcgctccgtgtgtctgtacctgtaactagagccgggtcgctccgtgtgtctggacctgtaactagagccgggtcgctccgtgtgtctgtaactagagccgggtcgctccgtgtgtctggacctgtaactagagccgggtcgctccgtgtgtctggacctgtaactagagccgggtcgctccgtgtgtctgtaactagagccgggtcgctccgtgtgtctggacctgtaactagagccgggtcgctccgtgtacctgtaactagagccgggtcgctccgtgtacctgtaactagagccgggtcgctccgtgtgtctgtacctgtaactagagccgggtcgctccgtgtgtctggacctgtaactagagccgggtcgctccgtgtgtctgtaactagagccgggtcgctccgtgtgtctgtaactagagccgggtcgctccgtgtgtctgtaactagagccgggtcgctccgtgtgtctgtaactagagccgggtcgctccgtgtgtctgtaactagagccggtcgctccgtgtgtctgtaactagagccgggtcgctccgtgtgtctgtatctggagccgggtcgctccgtgtgtctgtaactggagccgggtcgctccgtgtgtctgtacctgtaactagagccgggtcgctccgtgtgtctgtaactagagccgggtcgctccgtgtgtctgtaactagagccgggtcgctccgtgtgtctgtaactagagccgggtcgctccgtgtgtctgtaactagagccgggtcgctccgtgtgtctgtaactagagccgggtcgctccgtgtgtttgtaactagagccgggtcgctccgtgtgtctgtaactagagccgggtcgctccgtgtgtctgtaactagagccgggtcgctccgtgtgtctgtaactagagccggctcgctccgtgtgtctgtaactagagccggctcgctccgtgtgtctgtaactagagccggctcgctccgtgtgtctgtaactagagccggttcgctccgtgtgtctgtaactagagccggctcgctccgtgtgtctgtaactagagccgggtctgtaactagagccgggtcgctccgtgtgtctgtaactagagccgggtcgctccgtgtgtctgtaactagagccgggtcgctccgtgtgtctgtaactagagccgggtcgctccgtgtgtctgtaactagagccgggtcgctccgtgtgtctgtaactagagccgggtcgctccgtgtgtctgtaactagagccgggtcgctccgtgtacctgtaactagagccgggtcgctccgtgtgtctgtaactagagccgggtcgctccgtgtgtctgtaactagagccgggtcgctccgtgtgtctgtaactagagccgggtcgctccgtgtgtctgtacctgtaacTGTCCATGCCGGGCGCCGCGGGGTCTTCCTCAGTGACCCTCCAGTGGATGACCAGACACGGGGCAGGGTTTCGGATACGGGCCAGGTGCACAAGGGGCTTCTGGGGGATGGAGTAGGAGGCCGCCtcgagggggagggaggaagggaaaggggtcggggggagaggagggagatgggacaGCAGCTCACTCTGCGACGGAGGAACACGAAGAGGGACTAGAGGACACGGGGACTCCTCGGTCTTCACGGTGGTTTCCATCTTCACCGTGCCCTCCGTTTTAACTGGCGATGTGGCTGGCAGGCTGGTCACCGGTACGGCAGACGCCTCGACCTTCTACACACACAAGGGAAGGGAGAGGTTACATGGTTTGatactgagagagaaagacaagaaaaTAACGACTTTCAGAAGACTAGACTAATGTTGCTGGATAATACccactaataactactaataaccactaataactactaataaccactaatacccactaataactactaataaccactaataccCACTAATACCCAGAATAcccactaataaccactaataactactaataaccactaataaacactaataactactaataactactaataaccacaaataactactaataaccactaataactactaataaccactaataaccactaatacccacaaataaccactaataaccactaataaccactaatacctactaataactactaatacctactaataactactaatacctactaataactactaatacctactaataactactaatacctactaataactactaatacctactaataactactaatacccactaataactactaataaccactaataactactaataactactaataaccactaataaccactaataaccactaataactactaatacccactaataactactaataaccactaataactactaataaccactaataactactaataaccactaataactactaataaccactaataaccactaataactacgaataaccactaataaccactaatacccactaataactactaataactactaataaccactaataaccactaataactactaataaccactaataaccactaataactactaataaccactaataaccactaataactactaataaccactaataactactaataactactaataaccactaataaccactaataactactaataactactaataactactaataaccactaataaccactaataaccactaataactactaataactactaataaccactaataactactaataactactaataacaactaataaccactaataaccactaataactactaataactactaataaccGTGCCCTCCGTTTTAACCGATGTGgccactaataaccactaataactactaataaccactaataactactaataactactaataaccactaataaccactaataaccactaataactactaataaccactaataaccactaataaccactaataaccactaataaccactaataactactaataaccactaataactactaataactactaataaccactaataaccactaataactactaataactactaataaccactaataaccactaataaccactaataactactaataactactaataaccactaataaccactaataaccactaataaccactaataaccactaatacccactaataaccactaataaccactaataactactaataactactaataaccactaataactactaataactactaataaccactaataactactaataactactaataacaactaataacaactaaTGACAACTAATGACAACTAATGACAACTAATAcccactaataaccactaataaccactaataactactaataaccaGTAATAACTACTAATAACAACTAATACccactaataactactaataacaACTAATAcccactaataaccactaataaacactaataactactaatacCCACTAATACccactaataactactaataaccactaataacccactaataaccactaataaccactaataaccactaataaccactaataaccactaataaccactaataactactaataaccactaataactactaataaccactaataaccactaataactactaatacCCACTAATACCCACTAATACCCACTAATACccactaataactactaataaccactaataacaactaataaccactaataaccactaataactactaataaccactaataaccactaataaccactaataactactaatacCCACTAATAcccactaataaccactaataactactaataaccactaataactactaataaccactaataaccactaataaccactaataaccactaatacccactaataaccactaataaccactaataaccactaataaacactaataaccactaataaccatTAATACCCACTAATACccactaataactactaataaccactaatacccactaataaccactaataaccactaataaccactaataactcCTTTATAATGCagtggtcagagtgtagcagAAACCTACCGGTacttgaggagagaggaagaggagaacgggaggaagaggagaaagaggtggaggagaggtaggaggaagaggtcagagtGTAGCAGAAACCTACCGGTActtgagaagagaggaagaggagaacgagatggaggaggagaggtaggaggaagaggagaacgggaggaagaggagaaagaggtggaggagaggtaggaggaagaggtcagagtGTAGCAGAAACCTACCGGTActtgagaagagaggaagaggagaacgagatggaggaggagaggtaggaggaagaggagaacggggggaagaggagaatgggaggaagaagaggagaggtaggaggaagatgaggagaggtaggaggaagaggagaagtggtaagaggagcggtaggaggaagaggaggagaggtaagaggagaggtaggaggaagaggaggagaggtaagaggagaacgagatggaggaggagcggtaggaggaagaggaggagtggtaagaggagcggtaggaggaagaggaggagaggtaagaggagaggtaggaggaagaggaggagaggtaagaggagaacgagatggaggaggagcggtaggaggaagaggaggagtggtaagaggaggaggatggaagaGTGGTAAGAGGAgtggtaggaggaagaggaggaggtaagaGGAgcagtaggaggaagaggaggagaggtaggaggaagaggaggagaggtaggaggaagaggagaacgagatggaggaggaggagtggtaagaggagcggtaggaggaagaggaggagtggtaagaggagcggtaggaggaagaggaggagaggtaagaggagaacgagatggaggaggagcggtaggaggaagaggaggagtggtaagAGGAGGCGGatggtaggaggaagaggaggagaggtaagaggagcggtaggaggaagaggaggagtgttaagaggagaacgaggaggaggaggagcggtaggaggaagaggaggagaggtaagaggagaacgagatggaggaggagaggtaagaggagcggtaggaggaagaggaggagtggtaggaggaagaggaggaggagaggtaagaggagcggtaggaggaagaggaggaggagaggtaagaggagcggtaggaggaagaggaggaggagaggtaagaggagcggtaggaggaagaggaggaggagaggtaagaggagcggtaggaggaagaggaggaggagaggtaagaggagcggtaggaggaagaggagaggtaagaggagcggtaggaggaagaggaggaggagaggtaagaggagcggtaggaggaagaggaggaggagaggtaagaggagcggtaggaggaagaggaggaggagaggtaagaggaggagaggtaagaggaggaggaggaagaggaggaggagaggtaagaggaggagaggtaagaggagaggtaggaggaagaggaggagaggtaagaggaggagaggtaagaggagcggtaggaggaagaggaggagaggtaagaggaagaagaggagaggtaagaggagcggtaggaggaagaggagtagaggtaggaggaagaggaggagtggtaggaggaagaggaggagaggtaagaggagcggtaggaggaagaggaggagaggtaagaggagaacgagatggaggaggagcggtaggaggaagaggaggagtggtaagaggagcggtaggaggaagaggaggagaggtaagaggagcggtaggaggaagaggaggagaggtaagaggagaacgagatggaggaggagcggtaggaggaagaggaggagtggtaagaggaggaggagtggtaaGAGGAgtggtaggaggaagaggaggagtggtaagaggagcggtaggaggaagaggaggagtggtaggaggaagaggaggagaggtaagaggagtaggaggaagaggaggaggagtggtaggaggaagaggaggagtggtaagaggagcggtaggaggaagagggaggagtggtaggaggaagaggaggagtggtaagaggagcggtaggaggaagaggaggaggagtggtaggaggaaaaggaggagtgGTAAGAGGAgcagtaggaggaagaggaggaggagtggtaagaggagcggtaggaggaagaggaggagtggtaagaggagcggtaggaggaagaggaggagaggtaagaggaagaggaggaggagtggtaggaggaagaggaggagtggtaagaggagcggtaggaggaagaggaggagtggtaagaggaagaggagcggtaggaggaagaggaggagtggtaggaggaagaggaggagtgtaGCAGAAACCTACCAGTACTtgaggagagagaacgggaggaagaggagaacgaggaggaggaggagtggtcggaggaagaggaggagtggtaggaggaagagggatgTTGTCTTTCTTTCcattcctctctttttctctcttcctgtctgggGCTTTTTTATTGGACATCTAGAGagacaaacaaccaatcacaGAGAAGCTGTTAGTATCAGATTCTCAGAAGTATCAGAATCAGTAGCGGTGTATgagatggggtgtgtgtgtagatgtgtgtagatgtgtgtgtgtgtagatgtgtgtagatgtgtgtagtgtgtgtgtgtgtagatgtgtgtagtgtagatgtgtgtgtgtgtgtaggtgtgtgtagatgtgtgtagtgtgtgtagatgtgtgtagatgtgtgtagatgtgtgtagtgtgtgtaggtgtgtgtagtgtgtgtaggtgtgtgtagatgtgtgtagtgtgtgtagatgtgtgtagatgtgtg harbors:
- the atf7ip2 gene encoding activating transcription factor 7-interacting protein 1 codes for the protein MLRAPGVKHNQRRLGSGPVDLTETESTVDISRSDSDEEDSAEKQRKRKVVDGFWQKMMSNKKAPDRKREKERNGKKDNIPLPPTTPPLPPTTPPPPRSPLPPVLSPQVLKVEASAVPVTSLPATSPVKTEGTVKMETTVKTEESPCPLVPLRVPPSQSELLSHLPPLPPTPFPSSLPLEAASYSIPQKPLVHLARIRNPAPCLVIHWRVTEEDPAAPGMDSYSIYIAQESHSSSVSPSWRNVGVVKALALPMAVTVTKYQSGTTYVIVVGKDRYGRYGPYSDVQTVLLA